A single window of Lacerta agilis isolate rLacAgi1 chromosome 12, rLacAgi1.pri, whole genome shotgun sequence DNA harbors:
- the ACAA1 gene encoding 3-ketoacyl-CoA thiolase, peroxisomal → MQRLQVVVGHLTGGGRPASLRASPCLGYSGAALSAAAAGPEDVVVVHGRRTPIAKAKRGGFKETTPDELLAAVMTAVLKDLNLSPEKLGDICVGNVLQPGAGALVARIGQFLSGIPETVPISCVNRQCSSGLQALINIAGGIRNGAYDMGLACGVESMSLRTVGNPGDVSSRMMDNSNARDCLIPMGITSENVAERFNVTRKKQDAFALASQQKAARAQQMGWFKDEIVPVTTTFTDDQGQEKTITVLQDEGVRPSTTLEGLAKLKPAFKENGTTTAGNSSQVSDGAAAVLLAKRSRASQLGLPILGVLRSCAIVGVPPDVMGIGPAYAIPVALEKAGLTVKDVDIFEINEAFASQAVYCVEKLGIPMEKVNPLGGAIALGHPLGCTGARQVVTLLNELKRRGKRGYGVVSMCIGTGMGAAAVFEYPGK, encoded by the exons ATGCAGCGCCTGCAGGTGGTTGTCGGGCACCTGACCGGGGGCGGCCGACCTGCCTCGTTGCGGGCCAGCCCCTGCCTGGGCTATTCTGGGGCCGCCCtctcggcggcggcggcaggcccGGAGGATGTGGTGGTGGTCCACGGGCGGAGGACGCCCATCGCCAAGGCCAAGCGGGGCGGCTTCAAG GAAACTACACCTGATGAACTTCTTGCTGCGGTCATGACAGCTGTCCTTAAAGACCTAAATCTAAGCCCCGAGAAGCTGGGAGATATCTGTGTAG GGAATGTTCTCCAACCTGGAGCTGGAGCTTTAGTGGCAAGGATTGGACAATTTCTAAG TGGCATTCCGGAGACTGTACCAATATCATGCGTTAACAGGCAGTGCTCATCTGGGTTGCAGGCTCTGATCAATATAGCTG GTGGCATCAGAAATGGAGCTTACGACATGGGCTTGGCCTGTGG AGTCGAAAGCATGTCTCTGCGTACCGTCGGCAATCCTGGGGACGTCAGTTCTCGTATGATGGACAACAGCAATGCCAGAGACTGTCTTATCCCAATGGG AATAACCTCAGAGAATGTAGCTGAAAGGTTTAACGTCACCCGGAAAAAGCAAGATGCCTTTGCCTTGGCTTCTCAGCAAAA AGCAGCTCGAGCCCAGCAGATGGGGTGGTTTAAAGATGAGATTGTCCCTGTCACCACCACCTTCACAGATGACCAGGGCCAAGAGAAGACGATCACTGTGCTCCAAGATGAAGGGGTCAGGCCAAGCACCACGCTGGAGGGGTTGGCGAAGCTGAAGCCGGCCTTCAAGGAGAATGGGACCACAACCGCTG GTAATTCCAGCCAAGTCAGTGACGGCGCTGCTGCGGTTCTCCTGGCCAAACGTTCCAGAGCTTCCCAGCTGGGCCTCCCCATCCTCGGGGTGCTGAGGTCGTGTGCAATAGTTGGCGTTCCGCCTGATGTCATGGGCATAGGACCAGCCTATGCCATTCCGGTGGCGTTGGAAAAGGCTG GTTTGACTGTGAAAGATGTTGACATATTTGAAATCAACGAGGCCTTTGCTAGCCAG GCTGTCTACTGTGTGGAGAAGCTAGGCATCCCCATGGAGAAGGTCAATCCCCTTGGTGGGGCCATTGCTTTGGGGCACCCTCTGGGCTGCACTGGGGCGCGGCAGGTGGTCACTCTGCTCAACGAGCTCAAGCGTAGGGGGAAGAG AGGATATGGCGTGGTCTCCATGTGCATTGGAACAGGGATGGGAGCAGCAGCGGTGTTCGAGTACCCTGGGAAGTGA